The following proteins come from a genomic window of Marispirochaeta sp.:
- a CDS encoding response regulator transcription factor, with protein MSESAKKILVVDDEPHILNLLQFLLSDEGYRVTTADSGESALELSGDDDFDLVILDLALPGIDGFSVCRRLQNQSIPVLMLSSYDEDNYVVSGLETGALDYVRKPFNHRELILRVANLVGRTPPEKNPKLLISDDVRINLDTEEVICRGSIVRLTPTEYLLLRLLMSRQGMVLSCEEILHEVWGADEWDGYRQMIKVNIQRLRNKIEKTPGNPAIIVNQWGRGYRFVPGVTIS; from the coding sequence ATGAGTGAGTCCGCGAAGAAAATCCTGGTTGTGGATGATGAACCGCACATTCTGAACCTCCTCCAGTTTCTTCTGTCGGATGAAGGATACCGGGTTACAACAGCCGACAGCGGTGAATCTGCGCTTGAGCTTTCCGGCGATGATGATTTTGACCTGGTTATCCTGGATCTTGCTCTTCCGGGGATTGATGGTTTCTCGGTGTGCCGACGTCTCCAGAATCAGAGTATTCCGGTGCTGATGCTCAGCAGTTACGACGAAGATAACTACGTCGTTTCCGGACTGGAAACAGGAGCTCTCGATTATGTCCGCAAGCCCTTCAACCATCGGGAGCTTATTCTCAGGGTAGCAAATCTTGTGGGCAGGACTCCGCCGGAAAAAAATCCAAAATTGCTCATCAGCGACGATGTTCGTATCAATCTTGATACGGAAGAGGTAATCTGCCGGGGCAGTATTGTCAGGCTTACCCCCACGGAGTATCTGCTTCTCAGGCTGCTGATGAGCAGACAGGGAATGGTCCTCAGTTGTGAGGAGATTCTTCATGAAGTCTGGGGCGCCGATGAATGGGACGGTTACCGCCAGATGATAAAAGTGAATATACAGAGACTGCGTAATAAAATTGAGAAAACTCCCGGAAATCCGGCAATAATTGTCAATCAGTGGGGACGAGGATACCGCTTTGTGCCCGGTGTTACCATTTCGTGA
- a CDS encoding HAMP domain-containing sensor histidine kinase has protein sequence MIRFDLYLRRLLYLLFIFFLLLDFSAYAGNQTILLIVSASAFFAGVFFSEVWWGERSLFRERVITGLGIVLASSAAALFSFLPFLFFVPLFAARIGILFSDDSGWKPRVVVFLSAVPPLVAGIGSGPVAFTMYPSAALAASGAAYFSMLYYREQKAVRLETEKNLQTKEAILSTLAHEVRTPLTVIQSTVDILCEGRVGPLNQRQQQFLQSVGSNVRRLVTLSETILASIKVESAWFTISLQPIDIRRVIKDVSVHIRPVLEEKQIELRYSFPQLLSRPPADEGWIHQVLVNLVHNAVKHLRYGGRIIISVNENEQAMVVSVSDNGSGIRLGERAKVFNEFFQGDSWSDEQLDGAGLGLAIVKRVIEKHNGKVYVSSVEHVGTTVSFTLPHNEDKDQ, from the coding sequence ATGATCCGGTTCGATCTGTATCTCCGCCGGCTGTTGTATCTGCTTTTTATTTTTTTTCTCCTCCTTGACTTTTCAGCGTATGCGGGGAATCAGACAATTCTTCTCATTGTGTCCGCTTCTGCTTTTTTTGCAGGAGTGTTCTTTAGTGAGGTGTGGTGGGGTGAACGATCGCTTTTCAGGGAGAGGGTGATTACCGGATTGGGAATCGTCCTCGCCTCTTCGGCAGCGGCCCTTTTTTCGTTTCTTCCTTTTCTGTTTTTTGTTCCTCTCTTTGCTGCGCGAATCGGGATACTCTTTTCGGATGACTCCGGCTGGAAGCCGCGGGTTGTGGTGTTCCTGTCGGCAGTACCTCCCCTGGTGGCGGGAATTGGTTCAGGTCCGGTGGCCTTTACAATGTATCCGTCTGCCGCTCTTGCGGCCTCAGGGGCTGCGTATTTTTCCATGCTGTATTATCGCGAACAAAAAGCTGTCCGCCTGGAAACGGAAAAGAATCTTCAAACAAAAGAAGCTATTCTTTCGACCCTGGCTCACGAAGTTCGTACGCCCCTCACGGTTATTCAGTCAACGGTTGATATTTTGTGCGAAGGCAGAGTAGGGCCGCTGAATCAGCGGCAGCAGCAGTTTCTCCAGTCTGTCGGCAGCAATGTCCGCAGACTGGTGACCCTCTCCGAGACTATTCTGGCCAGTATAAAAGTGGAAAGCGCCTGGTTTACGATAAGCCTTCAGCCGATAGATATACGCCGGGTAATAAAGGATGTCTCTGTTCACATCCGGCCTGTTCTGGAAGAAAAACAGATAGAGCTGCGCTACTCCTTTCCTCAACTGTTATCCCGCCCGCCGGCGGATGAAGGGTGGATACATCAGGTACTGGTAAACCTCGTCCATAATGCAGTAAAGCATCTGCGCTATGGTGGCAGGATCATCATCTCTGTAAACGAAAACGAACAGGCCATGGTCGTGTCTGTCAGCGATAACGGTTCCGGCATTCGACTGGGGGAACGGGCCAAGGTTTTTAACGAGTTTTTCCAGGGTGACAGCTGGTCGGATGAGCAGCTTGACGGAGCAGGGTTAGGCCTGGCTATTGTCAAGCGGGTTATCGAAAAGCATAATGGCAAGGTCTATGTCAGCTCCGTGGAACATGTCGGCACAACAGTCTCCTTTACTCTCCCGCACAATGAGGACAAGGATCAATGA
- a CDS encoding trypsin-like peptidase domain-containing protein, which produces MCKRVFIAVCAALLCASALFADLRSSVALVECEPNSAFVESFSLISRRFEQAGNSEAADYFDSLQKGWHGSGFLFQSEDGDLVLVTNRHVIKYSEAMKILFRGVGGEEQELKGNFEIIEDQLLDLAVITFPGTDEYSPLLLADTGEIRDGIQVYAAGYPGLMGEPLWQLSQGIVTNQRVEIDQLVDPELGYLIQHSASIDPGSSGGPLLLDKGDGDYRILGINTWSVGGRHNTFFAIPAEQISRLLARKNEINKHAADPEWIRNDLQQELDNVMSQLDLDQWDFNQDHPYISTVLAAEEGWDSYLRLKEEISSRDKDADKEEKDKRVESLSPYDVLREASAWSMWESFRSQLGTKGFTFAGFSSIPESLEEGAIAEGTISVGNRDLSLNMIFERGHWSIHSLEKLFSRKPVKMAYGPETGKGPEYFNEELSVYGVDLNPSFMNASYEGSASISGGHGFVEFRVLKNRFIAFGWGFSFGYYNLSFDAFEGTTEDLQYLGFSTPWILYLRYPMGDNKKEFVPYLGAGAALDVYTSLFSDFGDSDAPEDGRGNSFALVPRIGLGCDYLLPAKGWGAGLGLWKRFTLGSVSLNMGEVEIPELDDLSIRLYLLFRY; this is translated from the coding sequence ATGTGTAAACGCGTGTTTATAGCTGTTTGTGCTGCGCTTCTATGTGCATCTGCTCTCTTTGCTGATCTTAGAAGCTCCGTAGCCCTGGTGGAATGTGAACCGAACAGCGCCTTTGTAGAATCCTTTTCTTTAATCTCCCGCCGTTTTGAACAGGCGGGGAATTCCGAGGCAGCGGATTATTTTGATTCTCTCCAGAAAGGCTGGCATGGAAGCGGATTTCTGTTCCAATCCGAAGACGGTGATCTTGTACTGGTAACCAATCGCCATGTGATTAAGTACTCAGAAGCCATGAAAATCCTGTTTCGCGGTGTCGGTGGTGAAGAGCAGGAACTAAAGGGTAATTTCGAGATTATTGAAGATCAGCTTCTTGATCTGGCGGTAATCACTTTTCCCGGAACAGATGAGTATTCTCCCTTGCTGCTCGCGGATACCGGTGAAATCAGGGACGGAATCCAGGTCTATGCGGCAGGGTATCCCGGATTAATGGGAGAACCCCTGTGGCAGCTTTCCCAGGGCATCGTAACAAATCAGCGTGTAGAGATTGATCAGCTTGTCGATCCTGAACTGGGGTATCTGATTCAGCACTCTGCATCCATTGATCCGGGAAGTTCCGGAGGACCGCTTCTGCTCGACAAAGGAGACGGAGATTATCGTATCCTGGGAATCAATACCTGGTCGGTCGGGGGAAGGCATAATACCTTTTTTGCGATCCCTGCGGAACAAATTTCACGTCTTCTGGCAAGAAAGAATGAGATAAACAAACACGCAGCCGATCCCGAATGGATCAGGAACGACCTGCAGCAGGAACTGGATAATGTCATGTCACAGCTTGACTTGGATCAATGGGACTTTAATCAGGATCATCCCTATATCTCTACAGTACTGGCCGCGGAGGAGGGCTGGGATTCCTATCTGCGTCTTAAGGAGGAGATAAGCTCCCGGGACAAAGATGCAGACAAGGAAGAAAAAGACAAGCGTGTCGAATCCCTCAGTCCATACGATGTACTCCGCGAGGCATCAGCCTGGTCGATGTGGGAATCCTTTCGTTCCCAGTTGGGGACGAAAGGATTTACCTTTGCTGGATTCAGCTCCATCCCCGAATCACTTGAGGAAGGAGCAATCGCGGAAGGGACAATCAGCGTGGGAAATCGGGACCTTAGCTTGAATATGATCTTCGAACGGGGCCATTGGAGTATACATTCCCTGGAGAAACTGTTTTCGCGGAAGCCGGTAAAGATGGCCTATGGTCCGGAAACGGGAAAGGGCCCGGAGTATTTTAACGAGGAGTTGAGCGTATACGGAGTTGATCTTAATCCTTCTTTTATGAATGCTTCATATGAAGGGTCGGCATCGATCTCGGGCGGCCACGGTTTTGTAGAATTCAGGGTTCTCAAAAACCGCTTTATCGCTTTCGGGTGGGGCTTTTCCTTTGGATACTACAATCTGAGTTTTGATGCTTTCGAAGGCACCACTGAGGATCTCCAGTATCTGGGGTTCTCGACTCCCTGGATTCTCTATTTACGTTATCCGATGGGAGACAATAAAAAAGAGTTTGTTCCCTATCTGGGGGCAGGCGCTGCCTTGGATGTATACACCAGCCTGTTTTCTGATTTCGGCGATTCTGATGCCCCGGAAGACGGCAGAGGAAACTCCTTTGCCCTTGTTCCACGGATCGGCCTTGGCTGCGATTATCTGCTTCCAGCAAAGGGCTGGGGAGCAGGTTTGGGCTTGTGGAAACGATTCACCCTGGGAAGTGTTTCCCTTAATATGGGTGAGGTCGAGATTCCTGAACTGGACGATCTTTCTATCAGATTATATCTGCTTTTTCGGTATTGA